A section of the Amblyomma americanum isolate KBUSLIRL-KWMA chromosome 2, ASM5285725v1, whole genome shotgun sequence genome encodes:
- the LOC144119695 gene encoding uncharacterized protein LOC144119695: MTSSKSAAAANGNMQVVNAWLRPISLCAPSCRVFVRIDSRLLSSSPFPGDAPKPFRSLTTEERGWNFLRARHPATKCGASCRGFVRVASWLLSSSPFPGDAPKPFRSLTTEERGWNFLRARHPATKCGASCRGFVRVASWLLSSSPFPGDAPKPFRSLTTEERGWNFLRARHPATKCGASRRGFVRVASWLLSSSPFPGDAPKPFRSLTTEERGWNFLRARHPATKCGASRRGCVCVASWLLSSSPFPGGAAKPLSS; this comes from the exons ATGACGTCGTCAAAAAGCGCGGCTGCTGCAAATGGCAACATGCAAGTAGTCAACGCCTGGTTGCGGCCAATATCCCTt TGCGCTCCTTCTTGCCGTGTCTTTGTCCGCATTGACAGCCGGTTGCTCTCGTCTTCGCCATTCCCCGGAGACGCCCCGAAACCCTTTCGCTCGCTAACTACTGAGGAGCGCGGGTGGAATTTTCTTCGAGCCAGGCATCCAGCAACGAAG TGCGGTGCTTCTTGCCGTGGCTTCGTCCGTGTTGCCAGCTGGTTGCTCTCGTCTTCGCCATTCCCCGGAGACGCCCCGAAACCCTTTCGCTCGCTAACTACTGAGGAGCGCGGGTGGAATTTTCTTCGAGCCAGGCATCCAGCAACGAAG TGCGGTGCTTCTTGCCGTGGCTTCGTCCGTGTTGCCAGCTGGTTGCTCTCGTCTTCGCCATTCCCCGGAGACGCCCCGAAACCCTTTCGCTCGCTAACTACTGAGGAGCGCGGGTGGAATTTTCTTCGAGCCAGGCATCCAGCAACGAAG TGCGGTGCTTCTCGCCGTGGCTTCGTCCGTGTTGCCAGCTGGTTGCTCTCGTCTTCGCCATTCCCCGGAGACGCCCCGAAACCCTTTCGCTCGCTAACCACTGAGGAGCGCGGGTGGAATTTTCTTCGAGCCAGGCATCCAGCAACGAAG TGCGGTGCTTCTCGCCGTGGCTGTGTGTGCGTTGCCAGCTGGCTGCTGTCATCTTCGCCATTCCCCGGAGGCGCTGCAAAACCCTTGAGCTCGTGA